TATCTTCCCGGAGTCGCCGGCGACGTAGACGTCGGCCTCGCCGGCCTCGCCGGTGACGGCGACGTCGTTGTAGTTGTTCGTGTTGTCGAGCGGCGCGGAGTGGTCGACGAGCGTGTCCGTCGCCGGAATGTACTCGCCGATCGCGCCGCTCGCACCCACGAACCAGACGCGCTCGCCGTCGTCGGTGACGGACGCGCCGTAGAGGTCGTTCCCGTTTCCGGTCGGCCCGCCGTCGCGGAGGGTCTTCCACCCGTGGGCTCCGGGCGTCGTGAGAACGCCACCGCCGCCGACGGCGAAGCGCCCGGCGGCCGCGGACACGACGTCGTGGAGCGTGCCGTCCGTCTCGACCGCCTCGACGGTCCACTCGCTTTCGGCGGCCGCGGCGGCCGTGGTTACGCTACCCGTTGCGACGATCGCGCCGAGGCCCGCCATCACCGCGCGGCGGGTCGAGGTCACGTGTCGGCTCATGACGCAGTCGGGCGTTCACCCGCCCTTTGTAAGTGCCTTGTGTCCGTTAAGGAAACCCCGAAATTAATCCGGGTAAAATCGCGTTAACCGTTCCTCGTCCGGACGTTTTATCGAGTGAAACGGGCGACTCGAACCCCGAGTAAACCTCGTGTCCGGCCCGCTACCTGCCAATACCCGATCGCGATAAAACCGTCCTCGAACGCCCGACCCGATCAGGGGTCGTCGGCGTCGGACCCGTCTCCGCCCGCTCCCGCGTTCGGCTTCACGGTCGCGGTCTCGCCGCTCGGTGCGTCGGCCGTCGCGTCCTCGTCGGCGTCGTCGCCCGGCTCCTCGTCCTCGTCGGCGTCGTCGCCCGGCTCCTCGTCCCCGTCGGCGTCGTCGGATTCAGTGTCCTCGGCCTCGTCTCGCCCGTCCTCGTCCGCGCCGCCCGCCTTTTGAGCCTCGTCTTCGTCGTCGTCGCTCTCGTCACCGTCGCTCTCGTCGTCGACGTTCCCGTCGTCGGTCTCGCCGGTCTCTTGGACCAGCCGCATCTCGCCGCGGGCCCGGAGGGTCCCCTGTATCTCCGCGCCGTCGTACACCACGAGGTCGCCGGCCGACACGTCGCCGAGGACGCGTGCGCCCGCCTCGACGGTCACCGTCCCGCCGCGGGTCGTCACGTCGCCGTGGATGACCGTGTCGGAGCCGACGGTGACGTCGTCGCGGGCGCGCAGCGAGCCGAACACCTCGTTGCGCTCGCCGACCCGGATCGACTCGGCCCGGAGGTTTCCGTGGAGGCGGCAGTCGTCGCCGACCGTCGCGGGCGTCGACACCCGCCACGCGTCGTCGGATATCTCCGCGCTCCGCGGCACGAGGAAGGGGTCGCGGACGTCGTCGCCGTCGGCGAGCGCCTCGGCCAGTTCGTCGGCCGCGTCGGTCTCGCCGACGCGGAGCAGCTGCGAGAGGACGATGAAGTAGAAGACGATGGTCGGCACGGGGTTGCGGATGACGATCCAGCCGTTCGCCTCGAACCCCTCCTCGATCGTCACGTCGTCGCCGATGTCGAGGTCGCCGGAGACCATCAGCCGGCCCGTGACGGTGACCCGCTCGCCGAGGTACGCGTCCTCGCCGACCAGCACGTTCCCGTCGACGGAACACCAGGTGTCGAGCCGGCAGTCCCCCTCGGCCTCGATGTCGTCGCCGACGCTCACGCGTTCGCCGATCGCGACGTTTCGGCCGCGAACGCCGAGCTCGACCGTCGACTGCCCGCCCACGAGCACGTCGCCGTCGACGACGACGTCGTGCTCCTCGACGGTCGTCCCCGAGGGGACAGCGAGCTCCTCGACCGGACCGTCTCCTCGCAGCGGCACACCGGGAGCAGTCGTCCCGCGGATATAAACGGTGCGGGGCGTCCGACGGGCGTCGGACGCGTGCGATTGCCTCCCGAACGCTCCGGATGCCGCCGTGCTTTTCAGTGCGCCGGCGGAAGCGGGTCCATGGGATTCGGATCGTACGACGAGAGCGAACAGAAGGATCAGGACGTCGACACCGACGAGGACGAGGCCGTGAACGTCCACGAGAACGACCACGACGGCGACGTCTCGATCGAGGGGGACGCCGACACGGACGACCTCGTCGGCCGCCTCTCGGAGATGCGCGACGACGACGACGAGTAACCGAGACGGACGGTAGCCGACGGGCAGCAGGCGACAGACAGCACTCGACGGATAGCTCCTGACCGGCCCGTGTCGCGCTCTTTTTACAGACTCGCCGACTACCCCGACGCATGAGTACGGACCTGACGTTCACCGACCGCGGCGTCGACGTCGTCTACGAGGGGACGGAGTTCGAACTGGAGAAGACGCTGATCGAGGAGGCGACCGGGAAGTCTTACCGCGACGTCACCGACCACGAGGTCCTGGCCATCGTCGCCGAGGACCCGGAACTGGACGGCGAGCCGGTCCGGATCGGCGACGTGCTGTGACAGCCGGCAGCGATCTCTTCTACTCCGCCGCGACGAGCTTGTAGCCGCCGCCGTCGGTCTCGCCGTCGTCCGGATCCGGGGCGCGCTCGGCGTAGTAGATGTCGCCATCGACGACGCGAGGCGTGCTCGTTATCCACCCCTCGTGTTCGACGCGCCACACCTCGTCGCCCGAGTCGGCGTCAAGCGCGTAGAGGGTCCCGTCCTTCGACCCCGTGAGTACGCGGTCGCCGGCGACGGTCGCACAGCCGGTCAGCGGCCGGCCGGTCCGGAAGCGCCACTCGGCGTCGCCGGTCGACGCGTCGAGGGCGTGCAGGTGGTCGTCGTGGCTCCCCATGTACACCACGTCGCGCTCGGGGTCGATTGCGGGCCCCGTCATCGACAGGTCGCCGGTCTCGAAGCGCCAGTCCGCCTCCCCGGTGGCCAGGTCGACTCGATAGACGGAGGAGTCCCACGACCCGAAGAACGCGGCCCCGTCGTACGTCGCGATCGGCCCCTTGATCTCGCCGTCGTTCGTGTCGGGCGGGTCCGTCCCGAACCGCCACCGGAACTCCAGATCCGGAAAGCTCCAGCAGTAGAGGTACCCGTCGTTCGACCCGCACACCATCCGCCCGGCGTCGAGCGACACGGCGGGCGAGGAGTGCGGGTGATCGGTGGGGCGGTGGTCCGGCTCCGCCCAGGTCACGTCGCCCGTCTCCGCGTCGACCGCGAACATCCGGCCCTCGGGCGTCGGGAACTCGACCGAGACGTACAGCTCGCCGTCGTAGTACAGCGGGCTGGACCCGATGGAGCCGCCGAGCTTCGTCGACCACTCGAGGTCCCCGGAATCGAGCGCGAACGCGTAGAGGACGCCGTCGTACGCGCCGACGTACGCGCGCCCGTCCGCGACCGCGGGCGTACCGTGGATTCCCCTGCCCGTCATGTCGGTCTCGCCGCGCCAGCGCACGTCGCCGTCGGCCGTGATCGCGAGGAGTTCGCCGGTGTCGCCCGGGAGGACGACGCCGCCGTCGGGCAGCGGGACCGCGCTGGCCTTCGCCGCGCTGTGTTCGCCGGTGTTGACCTCGGGGATCCGCCAGGCGGTCTCGACCGCGTCGGGGACCGTCTCGTCCGGGTAGTACCCCCACCGCTCCAGCGACCCGCGGAACTGCGCGACGCCCGCGGGGATCGTCTGCTCCGTGGCTCCGCCGAGGTCGGGGTTCCCGTCGGTGTCGTCGTCGGTCGGCGCGTCAAGCGAGGAACACCCGGCCGCGGTGGCCGTCGCGGCCGCACCGACCGCGGCGAGCCACTCGCGTCGGGAGGGGGCGTCGGTCATCGCGATATCGGTCGCGTCGGGTCCGCTTTAGTGTGGCGACCGTACCTCCGGACCCCCGGCACCCGACCGGATGACTTTTTCCGTCGGTGGCCGAATCGGAGGTATGGAGATCGGATTCGACCTCGGAGCGAACGTCCCGTCCGGCGTGTTCGCGCTCCACGCCGCCGTCGCCGTCGTGTTCCTGTACTTCGCGGCCGTGAACGGCTCGAACGGCGAGACGGTGGGGCTGGCGCTGTACCTCGCGATCGCCGGGATGGTCGCGCTCGTCGGCCTCCTCGCCGGTCGGATCGTGTCGCGCCGCTGATTCCGGGCCGCGTCTATCCTCTCACACGAAGGGCATTACCCGTCCTCCCGCAGCACTACAGACGGCTCATGGTCGAGTACACGGACGCCGCCGTGACTCCTAGGAACGGTGGCACATACAGGGCAGAACGCGTGGCGATACTGGATTCGGGATGGGTCGAGATAACCAGACACGGCAGTACGGAGGTGTATCCGCCGCACGAGATATCGGTGATCGACCCGGAATAACCCGCGCTGTCCCCGTCGGACCCCCACGGCATCTGACTCGAATGCGAACCGAGCGCCGAGAGACGCTTCGAGCCGCGGTCCCGCCGGGTTAACTTACAGTTCGGTCGACGCCGCCGGTCCCGAGCCAACCGGAAGCGGTACGCGTTCCGGAGTTCCGCGGCGTCGGTGACGGGGGCGAGAGCGCCGTCAGCGCCGCGACGGTTACAGCCGAGGTCACAGCCGATCTCCCGGAATATTTTTCCGGATCTGTCCCCTGATCCGATACGGTGTACACAGTACACCGTGTCAGAGGCGACTCCATGCCCTCCACCCCCTCATCGGCGTGACGAGCCCCCCGTTCTCACCTTCACCGGCACCGTCTCGATCAGCCCCGCCGTCGGTGACGAGTCCACGTTCGCCGACAGTCCGCGCGACCCTTCTCGACGGTGGGAGAGCCGGAGTAACCGAGGCTCACGCGCCGACACCTCCGGTTGCGGACCTGTTTCTCCTCGAATAGCTATTACTAAAAATTGATACGTTAGAGTGAAGACCGCTATGGGGCCGGAGGGATTATGAACCTCGGTCGCTGTCGCTCCCTGATTCAAATCCCTCCTCGGCACCTCACCGGCGCTCGCGAGTTGCTCGCGACGGTGGAAAATGGGGCCGGAGGGATTATGAACCTCGGTCGCTGTCGCTCCCTGATTCAAATCCTTCCTCGGCACCTCACCGTCGCTCGCGACGTTGCTCGCGACGGTGAAAAATGGGGCCGGAGGGATTTGAACCCCCGATCGACTGATATCTCCGGTGCGCCTCGGAACTCCAGAGGGTCGTCAACACGACCGATGATCAGTCGGCCGCTCGGTATATCAGTCTGGAGTGTCGTCCCGGGCGCGAGCCTCTGGAGTCAGTCGCCATGCCTGGCTTGGCCACAGCCCCGCGTGATCTCACATCGAATCGTTGCCGAAACACGGATAAAGGGGTTTCGATCGCGCTCGATCGGGAGACGGGACGGCGGAACGAGGCGGCGCGGAGGGAGACGCTACGCGGGTCAGTCCTCCCGATCGTCGTCGCTCCAGTCACAGTCCTGGCACTTGTAGCCGGTAACGAACTCGGTCACGCTCGGCATGTAGCCGACGGAGATGACGTCCCCGCCGCAGTCCGGGCAGTCGCGGTCGGCGTCGGCGATCGACTCCGCCTCCAGCACCGACTCGCCCTCGACTAACTCCGCGAGCTTTTCTGGCGTCACCATCCGCCCCTGAACGACGCGGTTCGACATACCCGTCGTTCGGCGTCGAGTACCTAAACCCCGGCGACACGCACGGCGCGCGGACGAGGGCGACGAGGCGGCCCGGCCGCGTGACGCGGCGACCTCGCGAGCGCCGACCTTCAGCTCACAGCCACGGGGCCCGAGAGTCGTCGTCGGTGAACGGGTCCGTCCCGTCGTCGTCGCTCTTGGGGTCCTCCCCGCCGTTCGCGAGGACGGCGACGTCGTCGTCGACGATCGGTGACGGCCCCTCCGGCGGGGCGTCGAGCGGGGGATCGGTCGGGATGTCCTCCGCGGGGTCGTCGGCCGCGTCCGTCGGCTCGCCGCCGTCGTCCGCGCCGTCGGCGTCGGGGCTATCGGCGTCGGAGGTGCCGTCGTCGTCCGGCGCGCCGTCGTCGCCGGCGTCTCCCAGTCCGTCCGCGTTCGGGTCGTACGCGAACAGCGTCGTCACGGCGAGGACGGCGAGCGCGATCGGGACCTCCGTCTGCATGAGGTCGAAGGGTTCGAGCAGGATCGGCAGCGCGAGCACGCCCAGCGCGACCGCCGACCCGAACCGGAACCGGTCGATGTCGACGCGGCCGCGGAGGTGCGGCGACAGCAGCGCGATCGCCAGGGCGAACGAAACGCCGACGGCGGCGGCCGCGGTCCCGTTGACCACGTACTCGGTCGAGGTCTCCAGCGCGAAGCCGGACGGGTCGAAGCTCCCGGCGAGCCCGAGCCCGATGATCACGCCGGGGCTCGGCAGGAACTCGCCGATCTCGGAGCTGGCGGTCTTGGCGGCGATGGTCAGGATGACGAGCCCGGCGAAGCGGCCGAACACGTCGAGGTCCAAGAGCCCGGCCAGCGCCGGCGCGAGGGCGGCCTCGACCGCGGCGAGCGGGATGATGACCGCCCCGATCAGCAGCACGGACCCGACCATCTCGCGCCGGGTGCCGTCCATCTCCGCGAGGATCACCGCGGCAGTCGCGGAGCCGCCGAAGATCAGGATGCCGGTCTCGACGACGCCCGCGGCCGACCCGAGGACCCCGGCGACGACGAGCGCGGGGAAGATGCCGTCGACGAGCGGCAGAACCATCACGGTCGCGAGCAGCTTCGTCGCGCTCCCGACCTGCTGTTCTAGTCGCAGGGCGACGGGGTGGCGTGAAGTGCTCATTCAGGGACGATAGCCCTGACCGACGGGGTGGCGGTGGGACGCGTGCGACTCGCGATGGTGTGGGGACCACCACGCGGAGTCCGCACCGCGAAGGGTCCGACGAGCCCATGTAAAGAGTTTGCGCGGATTGCCGGCTGTGAAGCGGACGCCGAGGTCGACGTTCGGCTTGCCGGCGATGCGCGCGTTCACGGGACTGTCGGAGTCCATACCAGATATACGTGTTTCGGTCGCGTTAAAGGTTGTGTGAGACGTGTCCGCACGACACGAAGGATCCACGGCGAAACCCGTTGGTCGGCGACGATACCTCGATTCGTCTCGGGGTTCCCCGAACATCCCACGCCGCCTCGGGGCCGTCCCGGACGGAACCCGACCGCGCCCGGATCCCGACGGTAGGCCGGGAGCGCGTCCGCCCCTCGAAGGGCACAATCGTGTATATCACGGAGATTCGATCGTGATCAAACTCCACGTCCGTGCCGTCTCGCAACGTTTTTCATCGGCCGTTCGTGACGGATTATATGGCGACAGATTCTGGCCGATTCTCGGCGAAGTTCGAGGTTCCGGAAGCGCTGACGTTCGACGACGTGCTCCTCCGTCCCAAGGAGAGCCGCGTCGAGCCCGACGACGCCGACCTGAGCACTCGGGTGTCGAAGAACGTCGAACTGACCGTCCCGGTGCTGTCGGCTGCGATGGACACCGTCACCGAGAGCGACCTCGCCATCGCGATGGCCCGCGAGGGCGGTCTCGGCGTCCTCCACCGCAACATGACCGTCGAGGAGACGGCCGCCGAGGTCGAGCGCGTGAAGCGCGCGCACGAACTCGTCATCCGACGCGAGAACGTCGTCACCGTCTCCCCCGAGGACACCGTCCGCGAGGCCGACGCGCTGATGGAACAGCAGGGCGTCTCCGGTGCCCCCGTCGTCGACGACGACGACACCGTCCTCGGGATCATCTCCGGGACGGACATCCGCCCGTACCTGGAGGTTGGCGAGGAGGACGCGGTCCGCGAGGCGATGACCGACGAGGTCATCACCGCGCCCGAGGACGTCGGCGCGCGGGCGGCGCTCGAACTGATGTACGACCACAAGATCGAGCGCGTCCCCATCGTCGACGAGGCCGAGCGGCTGGTCGGGCTGGTGACGATGCAGGGCATCCTCCAGCGCCGCGAGCACGAGGAGGCCGCCCGCGACGAGGACGGTCGCCTGCTGGCCGGCGTCGCCGTCGGCCCCTTCGAGGAGGAGCGCGCCGTGGCGGCCGACGAGGCCGGCGTCGACGTGATCTTCATCGACTGCGCGCACGCCCACAACCTCAACGTCCTCGACTCCGCGGAGGCGATCAAAGCGACCGTCGACGCGGACGTCGTCGTCGGCAACATCGGCACGCGGGAGGCGGCCGAGGCCGCCGTCGACTTCGCCGACGGCCTCAAGGTCGGCATCGGGCCGGGGTCGATCTGTACCACCCGCGTCGTCAGCGGCGCGGGGATGCCCCAGATGACCGCCGTCGCTGAGGTCGCCGACGTCGCCGTCGAGCACCGCGTCCCCGTGATCGCCGACGGCGGCATCCGGTACTCCGGCGACGCGATCAAGGCGCTCGCCGCGGGCGCGGACGCGGTGATGCTCGGCTCGTACTTCGCCGGCACCGACGAGGCCCCCGGCCGCGTCATCACGATGAACGGCAAGAAGTACAAGCAGTACCGCGGCATGGGCTCGGTCGGCGCGATGAAGTCCGGCGGCGGCGACCGCTACCTCAAGGAGGAGGACGAAGACGAGGAGTTCGTGCCCGAGGGCGTCGAGGCCGCGACCCCCTACAAGGGGAGCCTCGCGTCCGAGCTCCACCAGCTCACGGGCGGGATGCGCTCGGGGATGGGCTACGTCGGCGCTGAGACCGTCCCCGACCTCCACGAGCGCGCGGAGTTCGTCCGCGTCTCGTCCGCGGGACAGAGCGAGAGCCACCCGCACGACGTGATGATCACGGACGAGGCCCCCAACTACAGCCCGGGCGAATAGCGCCGGAGCGACCCGAGTCGGCCGGAGCGCCGAAGAGGTATTTTAATATAGCCAGCGGAGAGACGAAACGTGTGAGCGAACACCCCCTCGCTCCCGTCACCCATGAGTGAGCAACCGCCGCTGGTCCTCGTGGTCGAGGACGAACCCGATCTGGCCGACCTGTACGCCGCCTGGCTCGGCGACGAGTACCGCGTTCGAACCGCGTACGGCGGCCACGAGGCCCTCGATCAGCTCGACGAGGCCGAAGACGAGGTCGCCGCAATCCTCCTCGATCGACGGATGCCCGGGCTCTCCGGCGACGAGGTCCTCACGGCCGTCCGCGACCGCGGCATCAACTGCCGGGTCGCGATGGTCACCGCCGTCGAGCCGGACTTCGACATCCTGGAGATGGGCTTCGACGACTACCTCGTCAAGCCCGTCACCAGCGACACGCTCCGGGACACCGTCGAGGGGCTACTGCGGCGCGGCGAGTACGACACGGAGGTCCAGGAGCTGTTCTCGCTGACCTCGAAGAAGGCGATGCTCGAGTC
This genomic stretch from Halorubrum hochsteinianum harbors:
- a CDS encoding polymer-forming cytoskeletal protein → MPLRGDGPVEELAVPSGTTVEEHDVVVDGDVLVGGQSTVELGVRGRNVAIGERVSVGDDIEAEGDCRLDTWCSVDGNVLVGEDAYLGERVTVTGRLMVSGDLDIGDDVTIEEGFEANGWIVIRNPVPTIVFYFIVLSQLLRVGETDAADELAEALADGDDVRDPFLVPRSAEISDDAWRVSTPATVGDDCRLHGNLRAESIRVGERNEVFGSLRARDDVTVGSDTVIHGDVTTRGGTVTVEAGARVLGDVSAGDLVVYDGAEIQGTLRARGEMRLVQETGETDDGNVDDESDGDESDDDEDEAQKAGGADEDGRDEAEDTESDDADGDEEPGDDADEDEEPGDDADEDATADAPSGETATVKPNAGAGGDGSDADDP
- a CDS encoding DUF5786 family protein; the protein is MGFGSYDESEQKDQDVDTDEDEAVNVHENDHDGDVSIEGDADTDDLVGRLSEMRDDDDE
- a CDS encoding DUF5800 family protein is translated as MSTDLTFTDRGVDVVYEGTEFELEKTLIEEATGKSYRDVTDHEVLAIVAEDPELDGEPVRIGDVL
- a CDS encoding PQQ-binding-like beta-propeller repeat protein, with the translated sequence MTDAPSRREWLAAVGAAATATAAGCSSLDAPTDDDTDGNPDLGGATEQTIPAGVAQFRGSLERWGYYPDETVPDAVETAWRIPEVNTGEHSAAKASAVPLPDGGVVLPGDTGELLAITADGDVRWRGETDMTGRGIHGTPAVADGRAYVGAYDGVLYAFALDSGDLEWSTKLGGSIGSSPLYYDGELYVSVEFPTPEGRMFAVDAETGDVTWAEPDHRPTDHPHSSPAVSLDAGRMVCGSNDGYLYCWSFPDLEFRWRFGTDPPDTNDGEIKGPIATYDGAAFFGSWDSSVYRVDLATGEADWRFETGDLSMTGPAIDPERDVVYMGSHDDHLHALDASTGDAEWRFRTGRPLTGCATVAGDRVLTGSKDGTLYALDADSGDEVWRVEHEGWITSTPRVVDGDIYYAERAPDPDDGETDGGGYKLVAAE
- a CDS encoding DUF5795 family protein yields the protein MSNRVVQGRMVTPEKLAELVEGESVLEAESIADADRDCPDCGGDVISVGYMPSVTEFVTGYKCQDCDWSDDDRED
- a CDS encoding DUF5794 domain-containing protein — protein: MSTSRHPVALRLEQQVGSATKLLATVMVLPLVDGIFPALVVAGVLGSAAGVVETGILIFGGSATAAVILAEMDGTRREMVGSVLLIGAVIIPLAAVEAALAPALAGLLDLDVFGRFAGLVILTIAAKTASSEIGEFLPSPGVIIGLGLAGSFDPSGFALETSTEYVVNGTAAAAVGVSFALAIALLSPHLRGRVDIDRFRFGSAVALGVLALPILLEPFDLMQTEVPIALAVLAVTTLFAYDPNADGLGDAGDDGAPDDDGTSDADSPDADGADDGGEPTDAADDPAEDIPTDPPLDAPPEGPSPIVDDDVAVLANGGEDPKSDDDGTDPFTDDDSRAPWL
- the guaB gene encoding IMP dehydrogenase; this translates as MATDSGRFSAKFEVPEALTFDDVLLRPKESRVEPDDADLSTRVSKNVELTVPVLSAAMDTVTESDLAIAMAREGGLGVLHRNMTVEETAAEVERVKRAHELVIRRENVVTVSPEDTVREADALMEQQGVSGAPVVDDDDTVLGIISGTDIRPYLEVGEEDAVREAMTDEVITAPEDVGARAALELMYDHKIERVPIVDEAERLVGLVTMQGILQRREHEEAARDEDGRLLAGVAVGPFEEERAVAADEAGVDVIFIDCAHAHNLNVLDSAEAIKATVDADVVVGNIGTREAAEAAVDFADGLKVGIGPGSICTTRVVSGAGMPQMTAVAEVADVAVEHRVPVIADGGIRYSGDAIKALAAGADAVMLGSYFAGTDEAPGRVITMNGKKYKQYRGMGSVGAMKSGGGDRYLKEEDEDEEFVPEGVEAATPYKGSLASELHQLTGGMRSGMGYVGAETVPDLHERAEFVRVSSAGQSESHPHDVMITDEAPNYSPGE
- a CDS encoding response regulator transcription factor, with the protein product MSEQPPLVLVVEDEPDLADLYAAWLGDEYRVRTAYGGHEALDQLDEAEDEVAAILLDRRMPGLSGDEVLTAVRDRGINCRVAMVTAVEPDFDILEMGFDDYLVKPVTSDTLRDTVEGLLRRGEYDTEVQELFSLTSKKAMLESEKSASDLADNEEYQELTDRIAELRERADESRDAVATGDEDYEKLFQDFDTDA